Proteins from one Peromyscus eremicus chromosome 8a, PerEre_H2_v1, whole genome shotgun sequence genomic window:
- the Gngt2 gene encoding guanine nucleotide-binding protein G(I)/G(S)/G(O) subunit gamma-T2, which produces MAQDLSEKELLRMEVEQLKKEAKNPRDPISKTGKEIKDYVEAQAGADPLLKGIPEDKNPFKEKGTCVIS; this is translated from the exons ATGGCCCAGGATCTCAGTGAGAAAGAACTGCTGAGGATGGAGGTGGAGCAGCTGAAGAAGGAAGCGAAGAACCCTCGTGATCCG ATTTCCAAGACCGGAAAGGAAATCAAGGATTATGTAGAGGCCCAAGCAGGGGCTGACCCTCTTCTCAAAGGCATCCCAGAAGACAAGAATCCCTTCAAGGAGAAAGGCACTTGTGTGATAAGCTGA